Proteins from a single region of Kogia breviceps isolate mKogBre1 chromosome 5, mKogBre1 haplotype 1, whole genome shotgun sequence:
- the C5H3orf80 gene encoding uncharacterized membrane protein C3orf80 homolog, which translates to MWGPGVTAEGLSVAPAPPPLLPLLLLLALALVAPSRGGGGCAELACGERERCCDAANATAVRCCKLPLHAFLDNVGWFVRKLSGLLILLVLFAIGYFLQRIICPSPRRYPRGQARPGPPGSAGQPGAAGPPDDDDDDDSPALLRDEAAAGSQDSLLDSGGGGRGRAGGGRSAPSCASEHELRVVSPVFLQLPSYEEVKYLPTYEESMRLQQLSPGEVVLPVSVLGRPRGGGAGQSDGGGEGRFPLI; encoded by the coding sequence ATGTGGGGACCCGGGGTCACGGCCGAGGGTCTGTCGGTGGCGCCGGCGCCGCCAccgctgctgccgctgctgctaCTGCTGGCGCTGGCGCTGGTGGCGCCCTCGCGGGGCGGCGGGGGCTGCGCGGAGCTGGCGTGCGGCGAGCGGGAGCGCTGCTGCGACGCGGCCAACGCCACCGCGGTGCGCTGCTGCAAGCTGCCGCTGCACGCCTTCCTCGACAACGTGGGTTGGTTCGTCCGCAAGCTCTCCGGGCTGCTCATCCTGCTGGTGCTCTTCGCCATCGGCTACTTCTTGCAGCGCATCATCTGCCCCAGCCCACGCAGGTACCCGCGCGGGCAGGCGCGGCCGGGGCCACCGGGGAGCGCCGGGCAGCCGGGGGCCGCGGGGCCGcccgacgacgacgacgacgacgactcGCCCGCGCTGCTGCGGGACGAGGCGGCCGCCGGCTCTCAGGACTCGCTGCTGGACAGTGGAGGCGGTGGCCGGGGCCGGGCAGGCGGCGGGCGCTCGGCCCCTTCCTGCGCCTCGGAGCACGAGCTGCGCGTAGTCTCGCCGGTCTTCCTGCAGCTGCCCAGCTACGAGGAGGTCAAGTACCTGCCAACCTACGAGGAGTCCATGCGGCTGCAGCAGCTCAGTCCCGGGGAGGTCGTGTTGCCCGTGTCTGTGCTCGGCCGCCCGCGAGGAGGAGGCGCCGGGCAGTCCGACGGCGGCGGCGAGGGCCGCTTCCCGCTCATCTGA